A genomic region of Mus musculus strain C57BL/6J chromosome 7, GRCm38.p6 C57BL/6J contains the following coding sequences:
- the Tub gene encoding tubby protein translates to MTSKPHSDWIPYSVLDDEGSNLRQQKLDRQRALLEQKQKKKRQEPLMVQANADGRPRSRRARQSEEQAPLVESYLSSSGSTSYQVQEADSIASVQLGATRPPAPASAKKSKGAAASGGQGGAPRKEKKGKHKGTSGPATLAEDKSEAQGPVQILTVGQSDHDKDAGETAAGGGAQPSGQDLRATMQRKGISSSMSFDEDEDEDENSSSSSQLNSNTRPSSATSRKSIREAASAPSPAAPEPPVDIEVQDLEEFALRPAPQGITIKCRITRDKKGMDRGMYPTYFLHLDREDGKKVFLLAGRKRKKSKTSNYLISVDPTDLSRGGDSYIGKLRSNLMGTKFTVYDNGVNPQKASSSTLESGTLRQELAAVCYETNVLGFKGPRKMSVIVPGMNMVHERVCIRPRNEHETLLARWQNKNTESIIELQNKTPVWNDDTQSYVLNFHGRVTQASVKNFQIIHGNDPDYIVMQFGRVAEDVFTMDYNYPLCALQAFAIALSSFDSKLACE, encoded by the exons ATGACTTCCAAGCCGCATTCCGACTGGATTCCTTACAG TGTCCTAGATGATGAGGGCAGCAACCTGAGGCAGCAGAAGCTCGACCGGCAG CGGGCCCTGTTggaacagaagcagaagaagaagcgcCAAGAGCCCTTGATGGTACAGGCCAATGCAGATGGACGGCCCCGGAGTCGGCGAGCCCGGCAGTCAGAGGAGCAAGCCCCCCTGGTGGAGTCCTacctcagcagcagtggcagcaccAGCTACCAAG TTCAAGAGGCCGACTCGATTGCCAGTGTACAGCTGGGAGCCACCCGCCCACCAGCACCAGCCTCAGCCAAGAAATCCAAGGGAGCGGCTGCATCTGGGGGCCAGGGTGGAGCCcctaggaaggagaagaagggaaagcATAAAG GCACCAGCGGGCCAGCAACTCTGGCAGAAGACAAGTCTGAGGCCCAAGGCCCAGTGCAGATCTTGACTGTGGGACAGTCAGACCACGACAAGGATGCGGGAGAGACAGCAGCCGGCGGGGGCGCACAGCCCAGTGGGCAGGACCTCCGTGCCACGATGCAGAGGAAGG GCATCTCCAGCAGCATGAGCTTTGACGAGGACGAGGATGAGGATGAAAACAgctccagctcctcccagctAAACAGCAACACCCGCCCTAGTTCTGCCACTAGCAGAAAGTCCATCCGG GAGGCAGCTTCAGCCCCCAGCCCAGCCGCCCCAGAGCCACCAGTGGATATTGAGGTCCAGGATCTAGAGGAGTTTGCACTGAGGCCAGCCCCACAAGGGATCACCATCAAATGCCGCATCACTCGGGACAAGAAGGGGATGGACCGCGGCATGTACCCCACCTACTTTCTGCACCTAGACCGTGAGGATGGCAAGAAG GTGTTCCTCCTGGcgggcaggaagagaaagaagagtaaaACTTCCAATTACCTCATCTCTGTGGACCCAACAGACTTGTCTCGGGGAGGCGATAGCTATATCGGGAAATTGCG GTCCAACCTGATGGGCACCAAGTTCACCGTTTATGACAATGGCGTCAACCCTCAGAAGGCATCCTCTTCCACGCTGGAAAGCGGAACCTTGCGCCAGGAGCTGGCAGCGGTGTGCTAT GAGACAAATGTCCTAGGCTTCAAGGGACCTCGGAAGATGAGTGTGATCGTCCCAGGCATGAACATGGTTCATGAGAGAGTCTGTATCCGCCCCCGCAAT gaACATGAGACCCTGTTAGCACGCTGGCAGAACAAGAACACGGAGAGCATCATTGAGCTGCAGAACAAGACGCCAGTCTGGAATGATGACACACAGTCCTATGTACTTAACTTCCACGGCCGTGTCACACAGGCTTCTGTGAAGAACTTCCAGATCATCCACGGCAATGACC CGGACTACATCGTCATGCAGTTTGGCCGGGTAGCAGAAGATGTGTTCACCATGGATTACAACTACCCACTGTGTGCACTGCAGGCCTTTGCCATTGCTCTGTCCAGCTTTGACAGCAAGCTGGCCTGCGAGTAG